A genomic segment from Triplophysa dalaica isolate WHDGS20190420 chromosome 22, ASM1584641v1, whole genome shotgun sequence encodes:
- the LOC130411853 gene encoding uncharacterized protein LOC130411853 — MASSIHHGRRNSMNIPPEIADLLILKNEFIKLYEKDHPELQQCIQNLHRIMRTFEEDFTGSTEGSRNAGGWGIAGGTTVIAGILEVALARFTRVASLVAAAVLGAGAVVGGAGAFVASAGAVAGGAVVGGAGAGAVAGAGAVVGGAATVTAAVIKGEKSSSTKNKQLTEFKQNIETEVRKFEEKIKPMAEKMTDLNEQTEKIIRYFEKLQQDFNDFLIFVDPTSNKHNIRIEDLKELTKEMSGSIFLIADIAETVGRVRLLLDMITVFENTRALNDMKELAERPRDEEVDEGEMTSQAGEFIAGMRNAIHQLQNTTDNLKKTKDKMEVLRAQPDKQNNMNS; from the exons ATGGCGTCCTCCATTCATCACGGCCGACGCAACAGCATGAACATACCTCCTGAAAT AGCTGATCTTCTGATTctcaaaaatgaatttattaaactttatgAGAAAGATCATCCTGAACTCCAGCAGTGCATCCAGAATCTACATCGTATCATGAGAACATTTGAAGAAGACTTCACAGGTTCTACTGAAGGCTCAAGAAATGCAGGAGGTTGGGGAATAGCAGGAGGAACTACTGTGATTGCAGGAATATTAGAAGTGGCTTTAGCTCGATTCACTCGTGTGGCATCTTTAGTGGCTGCTGCTGTTTTGGGTGCTGGTGCTGTTGTGGGAGGTGCTGGTGCTTTTGTTGCAAGTGCTGGTGCTGTTGCGGGAGGTGCAGTTGTGGGAGGTGCTGGTGCTGGTGCTGTTGCAGGTGCTGGTGCTGTTGTGGGAGGAGCAGCGACGGTCACAGCTGCTGTAATTAAAGGTGAAAAGAGTAGCTCTACGAAAAATAAACAACTGACAgagtttaaacaaaacattgaaacCGAAGTGAGGAAATTTGAAGAGAAAATCAAGCCTATGGCTGAGAAGATGACAGACCTTAATGAGCAAACTGAGAAAATAATTAGATACTTTGAAAAACTACAGCAAGACTTCAATGATTTTCTAATATTTGTTGACCCCACCAGTAACAAACACAACATACGGATAGAAGACTTAAAAGAATTAACAAAAGAAATGTCTGGAAGTATATTTTTGATTGCGGACATAGCAGAAACTGTTGGCCGTGTTAGGCTTTTGCTTGATATGATTACAGTTTTTGAAAATACCAGGGCTCTCAATGACATGAAAGAACTAGCTGAAAGACCCAGAGATGAAGAAGTAGATGAAGGGGAGATGACGTCACAGGCTGGGGAATTTATTGCAGGAATGAGGAATGCAATTCATCAGTTACAGAATACCACTGATAAccttaagaaaacaaaagacaaaatggaAGTTTTGAGGGCACAGCctgacaaacaaaataatatgaacAGCTGA